The following are encoded in a window of Deinococcus aerophilus genomic DNA:
- a CDS encoding YceI family protein, translating to MRSLFILPALLLASAIAAPVKYVVTDLDNVNVMTAENETDIENFTAITNKIGGTVTFDAVAKTGSADLTVDGASIKTGVPARDGHMVSKDWFNFAANPIIRFKTTQVTWVSGDNYKVSGTLTMNGVTKPVNTVARVKLTPANDVTKSMKIPGDALAISVKMSVLLSDYGIQHPAIKAGRVGNILPISLKFIASQP from the coding sequence ATGCGTTCCCTGTTTATCCTGCCCGCCCTGCTGCTCGCCAGCGCCATTGCTGCCCCAGTCAAATACGTCGTGACCGACCTGGACAACGTAAACGTGATGACCGCCGAGAACGAAACCGATATCGAGAATTTCACGGCCATTACCAATAAGATCGGCGGCACGGTAACTTTCGACGCGGTCGCCAAAACGGGCAGCGCCGATCTGACGGTGGACGGAGCCTCCATCAAGACCGGTGTGCCCGCGCGCGACGGCCACATGGTCAGCAAAGACTGGTTCAATTTCGCTGCCAATCCCATCATCCGTTTCAAGACGACGCAGGTCACCTGGGTGAGCGGTGACAATTACAAGGTCAGCGGTACCCTGACCATGAACGGCGTCACCAAACCAGTCAACACCGTTGCCCGCGTCAAGTTGACGCCGGCCAACGATGTGACCAAAAGCATGAAAATTCCGGGTGACGCGCTGGCCATCTCGGTGAAAATGAGCGTGTTGCTCAGCGATTACGGCATACAGCATCCGGCAATCAAGGCGGGCCGCGTTGGGAATATCCTGCCCATCAGCTTGAAATTCATTGCCTCGCAGCCGTAA